GACATCCTTTAATAATTCAAAAGTTGGCTCGATTCGACTTAGTAGAATATCCTTCGAATTATCTGCAGTAAACTTTATATTATAACCTTTTGATAGATATGTAAAATTTGAAAGAAATAGGAACCGAATAGCTTTCCATATCGGATCTTCTTCATTATTTTTTTTCCAAAACTTCATTAAACTCTGATGTATGGGCATTAATTCAATTTGTCTATACAATTCCGAACGGTTATTTTTAACAACCATAAATAGATTAAAAACATCATCATCCAGATCATTACAGAAATTGTACTTCACTTTTGGTTTATTGAAATACATACCACCTGCTCCAAAAAAAGGCTCAATATAAATCTTGTGCTCTGGAAAGTGTGGATATATTAAGTGGGCCAATTGCTGCTTGTTCCCATTTCTTCTTAGTATCATTTCTTTTCTCCTTTCTAAACTTTACTTTCCAAAGTGAGTATTCCAGGGTTTTTAACTTTCCCTAGATACTCACGGTTTATTAATTTTGTTAAGTTGTTTCTGTTCCTGTTGTAGATTTTAGATATCCTAGATACTGTATATCCAAGAGCATACTTTTCAAATATTTCAGCTTTTACAGGATCTGGTATTATTCTGCTCATAGTCTTTATCCTCCTTTCCTAAAGTATCGGTGGAAATAGCTAAACCACGGGGGATAGTTTTGCAGATATCAATATGCATTGAACAGAGAATCTTTAGGTTTTTATAAGAAAGCCTTCCAGAATCAATACCATACGATTTTAGAGCAGATTTTTCTAATTCATCCATATTTGATACCTCGGAAAAATTATCAGTTTCAATAAAATCTATTGGTTTGAAAATTGGTTTAATCTCATCGAGATATCTATTTGAAATGACTCCATTA
The window above is part of the Sphingobacterium sp. ML3W genome. Proteins encoded here:
- a CDS encoding DNA adenine methylase, producing MILRRNGNKQQLAHLIYPHFPEHKIYIEPFFGAGGMYFNKPKVKYNFCNDLDDDVFNLFMVVKNNRSELYRQIELMPIHQSLMKFWKKNNEEDPIWKAIRFLFLSNFTYLSKGYNIKFTADNSKDILLSRIEPTFELLKDVRFMNVDFRKVIKMISFGDESALCKRSDSFIYSDPPYYETEGWYTENSNKENDVIDHFDMLCNSGVRFAMSEFDNEFILDNARQRGLNVITIGERRNLKNRRTEILLTNYESERQTKLFTD